In a single window of the Drosophila miranda strain MSH22 chromosome XL, D.miranda_PacBio2.1, whole genome shotgun sequence genome:
- the LOC108161868 gene encoding uncharacterized protein LOC108161868 isoform X1 produces MQSQQVRPISTYDNLGASATTHVAPPTKQQQLQQHLQRAGESPRQPERAATTRGVSDQLLSNGMPPQPQPQPQPQPELESEEELLNGSGTSHSIAAVKAALNDAKSKFFGINNYDEYESAVQPTQMPMPSVKAHSQQPTIKPEPKYQNVPQRHKPHATDELPAPAPAPTQTIEPVPMPMPMPVEVPLAASSPDRSLRYATTYEQIPLSDLDAPQPSQVSAVYMSTTVPQNMKGMKIAGRHTPTRNSLRHSRMIVVNHKHHDSLQAAYSKHIRNLNISRQLLIMQLAVGLLIVGLAIWILLLAPNASILINPYLSGLSLLLASIAGLILLRRDHRITENRAPNSCYKVLLAESYVFSALALVFCCLALVCAAIEFAELASAVDGACGPATSSLLSYHNCTCLTSADDGADDAAADGSSPPNDNNSSSSEECGAFRGEWKYLLAFSMALNALGIVATFLYITLFICCHRNRKHFYTSV; encoded by the exons ATGCAATCGCAACAAGTCCGTCCAATAAGCACCTATGACAATCTGGGTGCCAGTGCCACCACCCATGTGGCTCCACCAACCAAGcagcaacagctacagcaacATCTCCAAAGAGCTGGAGAAAGTCCCAGGCAGCCGGAGAGAGCAGCCACCACCAGAGGTGTGAGCGACCAGCTTCTGTCGAACGGCATgccgccgcagccgcagccacagccacagccgcaaCCCGAGCTTGAGTCCGAGGAGGAGCTGTTGAATGGCAGCGGTACCAGCCACAGTATAGCCGCCGTTAAGGCGGCTCTCAACGATGCCAAGTCGAAATTCTTTGGTATCAACAACTACGACGAGTATGAGTCAGCCGTCCAGCCAACGCAGATGCCAATGCCGTCCGTCAAAGCCCATTCACAACAGCCGACCATTAAGCCGGAACCAAAGTACCAGAACGTCCCACAACGCCACAAGCCACATGCCACAGACGAGCTTCCGGCTCCAGCTCCGGCTCCGACTCAGACAATCGAGCCagtgccaatgccaatgccaatgccagtgGAAGTGCCACTGGCGGCCAGCAGTCCGGACAGATCCCTGCGGTATGCAACCACCTATGAACAGATACCCCTGAGTGACTTGGATGCACCGCAGCCGTCGCAGGTGAGT GCTGTCTACATGAGTACTACGGTGCCGCAGAATATGAAAGGCATGAAGATCGCTGGACGACATACGCCGACCCGCAATAGTCTGAGACACAGTCGCATGATAGTTGTGAATCACAAGCACCATGACA GTCTCCAAGCGGCATATTCAAAGCATATCCGCAATCTGAACATTTCCCGGCAGCTACTGATAATGCAATTGGCTGTGGGACTACTGATCGTGGGACTGGCCATCTGGATACTGTTGCTGGCGCCGAACGCTTCCATTCTGATCAATCCGTATCTGAGTGGCCTATCT CTGTTGCTGGCCAGTATCGCGGGCCTGATACTACTGAGACGGGATCACAGGATCACAGAGAACAGGGCGCCCAATAGTTGCTATAAAGTCCTGCTGGCCGAATCCTATGTGTTTTCTGCCTTGGCGCTGGTCTTTTGCTGCCTGGCCCTGGTCTGTGCGGCCATCGAGTTCGCTGAGCTGGCATCAGCTGTGGACGGTGCCTGCGGACCGGCAACCAGTTCGCTTTTAAGCTATCACAACTGCACCTGCCTGACGTCTGCAGATGATGGGGCAGATGATGCGGCAGCTGACGGCAGCAGTCCCCCGAATGA caacaacagcagcagcagcgaggaATGCGGGGCATTCCGCGGTGAATGGAAGTATCTGCTGGCCTTCTCCATGGCCCTCAATGCCCTGGGCATTGTTGCAACATTCTTATACATAACACTATTTATTTGTTGCCACCGCAACCGGAAACACTTTTACACGTCTGTCTAA
- the LOC108161858 gene encoding glutathione hydrolase 1 proenzyme, with the protein MYISISVGSFISLIVGILVAIYLYRLLEKDVPQKVNRKPQNPEYPLPASHSPLHEFARAGICTDNDVCGLMARKALEDGGSVVDAALSALLCNGLIGMQSMGLGGGMLMKIYIHEERKSYSISAREISPMSLRAENFSIFRDEQEFKQSSWSIAVPTELAGYALAHQRFGRLPWSELVKPTLALCHTGYRLYKHQYDALALNRDMIKADRLLRQMFIDPKTENFWPIGHFIQPPAQLCSTYERLAMEGPHSFYNGSLAEDLLADLRDMGSVIGKEDLSRADAKISESLVIPLDEYDLHLTPLPGSGHVLGFIMSILRHFRRDFARTSDMGPLEVHRMIEAMKFGFVKRWQLDEAADEQLLKSMTSTKVSASMAEEIDDSMTFNSPRSYGAPAEIRVREEHGTAHTSVLHENDAVSVTSTINFYFGSGRTGKRTGVLFNNAMSDFSIKHLRNYFDLPFVPGKNRVAPTTRPMSSMSPLIVTERTTGKVRLVVGAAGGTKIISSLVPLLVRILWQQANIKYAIDASRIHHQMLPNVLLYEYGLLDSHVKSLETRGHVCERYLNRGSVICGITQKNGTILVNSDFRKPGGVTGF; encoded by the exons ATGTATATAAGTATTTCAGTAGGCAGCTTCATATCGCTGATAGTTGGCATCCTGGTTGCAATATATCTGTACAGGCTTCTGGAGAAGGATG TTCCGCAAAAAGTGAACAGAAAGCCACAGAATCCAGAGTATCCCTTGCCGGCCTCCCATTCACCGTTGCATGAATTCGCGCGGGCTGGCATCTGCACCGACAACGATGTCTGTGGTCTTATGGCCAGGAAGGCCCTTGAAGATGGCGGTAGCGTTGTGGATGCCGCTCTCTCTGCTTTACTCTGCAATGGTCTCATCGGAATGCAGAGCATGGGTCTCGGCGGTGGCATGTTGATGAAAATTTATATACACGAAGAGCGAAAATCCTACAGCATTTCTGCCCGCGAAATATCACCTATGTCCCTGCGGGCCGAGAACTTTTCCATCTTCCGTGACGAGCAGGAGTTCAAGCAGTCCAGCTGGTCCATCGCGGTGCCCACTGAACTAGCTGGCTATGCTCTGGCCCATCAGCGATTTGGCCGGCTGCCATGGTCGGAGCTGGTGAAGCCAACGCTTGCATTGTGCCACACGGGCTATCGCCTGTATAAGCATCAATATGATGCCCTTGCCCTGAACAGAGATATGATCAAAGCTGATCGTTTGCTGCGGCAAATGTTCATCGATCCCAAAACAGAGAACTTCTGGCCCATTGGCCATTTCATTCAGCCTCCTGCCCAACTGTGCAGCACCTATGAGCGGCTGGCCATGGAGGGACCGCACAGCTTCTACAACGGATCTCTGGCCGAGGACCTGTTGGCCGACTTGAGGGACATGGGCAGTGTCATAGGCAAGGAGGACCTAAGCCGCGCCGATGCTAAAATTAGCGAGTCCCTGGTGATTCCCCTCGACGAATACGATCTGCATTTGACGCCTTTGCCAGGCAGCGGCCATGTTCTGGGCTTTATAATGAGCATTTTGCGACACTTTCGTAGGGACTTTGCACGCACCAGCGATATGGGGCCCCTGGAGGTACATCGAATGATTGAGGCCATGAAATTTGGCTTTGTCAAGCGCTGGCAGCTCGACGAAGCGGCCGATGAGCAG CTACTGAAAAGCATGACCAGCACCAAGGTGTCCGCCTCCATGGCCGAAGAAATCGATGACTCAATGACGTTCAATAGCCCCCGGTCGTACGGGGCCCCCGCGGAGATACGTGTGCGAGAGGAGCACGGTACGGCCCACACATCGGTGCTGCACGAAAACGATGCCGTTTCAGTCACCAGCACCATCAATTTCTA CTTCGGCAGCGGACGCACAGGAAAGCGTACAGGTGTGCTCTTCAACAATGCCATGTCGGACTTCTCCATCAAGCATCTGAGGAACTACTTTGACTTACCCTTTGTCCCAGGCAAGAACAGGGTGGCACCCACTACCCGGCCCATGTCCTCGATGAGCCCTCTCATCGTCACTGAGCGCACGACGGGCAAGGTTCGGCTGGTTGTTGGTGCCGCTGGTGGCACCAAAATCATATCCTCCCTCGTTCCGCTGCTGGTGCGGATTCTTTGGCAGCAGGCGAACATCAAATATGCCATCGACGCCAGTCGCATTCACCATCAGATGCTGCCCAATGTCCTGCTCTATGAGTATGGCCTGCTGGATAGCCATGTGAAGAGCCTGGAGACCAGGGGACATGTTTGTGAACGCTATCTGAACCGCGGCTCTGTGATATGCGGCATAACCCAAAAGAATGGTACCATTCTGGTGAATTCTGACTTTCGTAAACCCGGCGGAGTTACTGGATTCTAA
- the LOC108161868 gene encoding uncharacterized protein LOC108161868 isoform X2, with product MQSQQVRPISTYDNLGASATTHVAPPTKQQQLQQHLQRAGESPRQPERAATTRGVSDQLLSNGMPPQPQPQPQPQPELESEEELLNGSGTSHSIAAVKAALNDAKSKFFGINNYDEYESAVQPTQMPMPSVKAHSQQPTIKPEPKYQNVPQRHKPHATDELPAPAPAPTQTIEPVPMPMPMPVEVPLAASSPDRSLRYATTYEQIPLSDLDAPQPSQAVYMSTTVPQNMKGMKIAGRHTPTRNSLRHSRMIVVNHKHHDSLQAAYSKHIRNLNISRQLLIMQLAVGLLIVGLAIWILLLAPNASILINPYLSGLSLLLASIAGLILLRRDHRITENRAPNSCYKVLLAESYVFSALALVFCCLALVCAAIEFAELASAVDGACGPATSSLLSYHNCTCLTSADDGADDAAADGSSPPNDNNSSSSEECGAFRGEWKYLLAFSMALNALGIVATFLYITLFICCHRNRKHFYTSV from the exons ATGCAATCGCAACAAGTCCGTCCAATAAGCACCTATGACAATCTGGGTGCCAGTGCCACCACCCATGTGGCTCCACCAACCAAGcagcaacagctacagcaacATCTCCAAAGAGCTGGAGAAAGTCCCAGGCAGCCGGAGAGAGCAGCCACCACCAGAGGTGTGAGCGACCAGCTTCTGTCGAACGGCATgccgccgcagccgcagccacagccacagccgcaaCCCGAGCTTGAGTCCGAGGAGGAGCTGTTGAATGGCAGCGGTACCAGCCACAGTATAGCCGCCGTTAAGGCGGCTCTCAACGATGCCAAGTCGAAATTCTTTGGTATCAACAACTACGACGAGTATGAGTCAGCCGTCCAGCCAACGCAGATGCCAATGCCGTCCGTCAAAGCCCATTCACAACAGCCGACCATTAAGCCGGAACCAAAGTACCAGAACGTCCCACAACGCCACAAGCCACATGCCACAGACGAGCTTCCGGCTCCAGCTCCGGCTCCGACTCAGACAATCGAGCCagtgccaatgccaatgccaatgccagtgGAAGTGCCACTGGCGGCCAGCAGTCCGGACAGATCCCTGCGGTATGCAACCACCTATGAACAGATACCCCTGAGTGACTTGGATGCACCGCAGCCGTCGCAG GCTGTCTACATGAGTACTACGGTGCCGCAGAATATGAAAGGCATGAAGATCGCTGGACGACATACGCCGACCCGCAATAGTCTGAGACACAGTCGCATGATAGTTGTGAATCACAAGCACCATGACA GTCTCCAAGCGGCATATTCAAAGCATATCCGCAATCTGAACATTTCCCGGCAGCTACTGATAATGCAATTGGCTGTGGGACTACTGATCGTGGGACTGGCCATCTGGATACTGTTGCTGGCGCCGAACGCTTCCATTCTGATCAATCCGTATCTGAGTGGCCTATCT CTGTTGCTGGCCAGTATCGCGGGCCTGATACTACTGAGACGGGATCACAGGATCACAGAGAACAGGGCGCCCAATAGTTGCTATAAAGTCCTGCTGGCCGAATCCTATGTGTTTTCTGCCTTGGCGCTGGTCTTTTGCTGCCTGGCCCTGGTCTGTGCGGCCATCGAGTTCGCTGAGCTGGCATCAGCTGTGGACGGTGCCTGCGGACCGGCAACCAGTTCGCTTTTAAGCTATCACAACTGCACCTGCCTGACGTCTGCAGATGATGGGGCAGATGATGCGGCAGCTGACGGCAGCAGTCCCCCGAATGA caacaacagcagcagcagcgaggaATGCGGGGCATTCCGCGGTGAATGGAAGTATCTGCTGGCCTTCTCCATGGCCCTCAATGCCCTGGGCATTGTTGCAACATTCTTATACATAACACTATTTATTTGTTGCCACCGCAACCGGAAACACTTTTACACGTCTGTCTAA